In Thalassococcus sp. S3, the sequence GCAATTTTTCGGAACGCAAAAGAGGAGGTTCAAGATGCACTTTGTGGTTTTGTTCACCGATGCCACTGACGCCGACCCCGGTCTGCGTCAGCGACATATGGAAAAACACCTGGCCTTTCTGGAAGAACACAGCGACCGGATCATCGCCGCCGGTCCTCTGACGGAAACGGAAGGCACATCCGCAGGTGGGCTGTGGCTGGTCAACGCTAAAGATGAGGAAGAGATCGAGTCCTTGATCCGATCAGACCCGTTCTGGACGACGGGCCTGAGAGACACCCACCGCATCCTGCGCTGGAAACAGGTCTTTGCAAACGGCCAGCGCCAAATCTAATCCATTGCACGTCTTCCGCGCTTGGGTCATGATCCGCCCGCTGAGGGAGACGCAAGATCATGCGCAAGTTTCTGGTGGTGTTGGACGACAGCCGCGAATGTCTGAATGCAATGCGCTTTGCCGCGATGCGTGCGTCTCACACGGGGGCGGGCGTTGAAATACTGTCCATCATCGCACCAGAGGAGTTCAACCACTGGATCGGTGTCGGCGAGGTCATGCGCGAGGAAGCCCGCGAGCGCATACACGCCCATTTCGAGGTCTTTGCCAAATGGATGCGGGACCGTCAGCATATTGACCCGGAACTCGTGATCCGGGAGGGCGAAGCAGTGCCGGAGATCATGGCGCAGATCAAGGACGATCCAGAGATCGGCGTTCTGGTTCTTGGGGCTGGCACCGGCAAGAAAGGCCCGGGCCCGCTTGTCACGCAATTGACCAAGAATGCAGGCGCGCTTCCCGTGCCCATCACCATCGTGCCGGGCGAT encodes:
- a CDS encoding YciI family protein, whose product is MHFVVLFTDATDADPGLRQRHMEKHLAFLEEHSDRIIAAGPLTETEGTSAGGLWLVNAKDEEEIESLIRSDPFWTTGLRDTHRILRWKQVFANGQRQI
- a CDS encoding universal stress protein; protein product: MRKFLVVLDDSRECLNAMRFAAMRASHTGAGVEILSIIAPEEFNHWIGVGEVMREEARERIHAHFEVFAKWMRDRQHIDPELVIREGEAVPEIMAQIKDDPEIGVLVLGAGTGKKGPGPLVTQLTKNAGALPVPITIVPGDLTKEQLEAIT